Proteins encoded together in one Astatotilapia calliptera chromosome 7, fAstCal1.2, whole genome shotgun sequence window:
- the LOC113025561 gene encoding uncharacterized protein LOC113025561, whose amino-acid sequence MEEEEDLETLGEQLYSLISSKHKEDAGKLTGMLLELPGPVLTQMLQDDAMLTAAVEKALRALQVAQEPSQVCNDEDDVSVSSDSLGEQLFELVDVYNTGHSQKITGMLLEQHKDAILKLLSDPSLLEEQVHLAMKTLKEQNMEETDVSDTSELDDTERFGEKLFSLVVEMDPLHANDITGMLLEMDPATLQQLLSDHTMLQIAVHKAQAALDTLN is encoded by the exons atggaagaagaagaagatctggAGACACTTGGGGAGCAGCTGTACTCTCTGATTTCCTCCAAACACAAAGAGGATGCTGGAAAACTCACAG GCATGTTACTGGAGCTGCCAGGTCCTGTGTTGACTCAGATGTTGCAGGATGATGCCATGCTGACCGCAGCTGTGGAGAAAGCCCTGAGAGCCCTGCAGGTGGCACAGGAACCCAG TCAGGTATGTAACGATGAGGATGATGTGTCAGTGTCTTCTGACTCTCTGGGGGAGCAGCTATTTGAGCTGGTGGATGTTTACAACACAGGCCACTCACAGAAAATCACAG GAATGCTTCTCGAGCAGCACAAAGATGCCATCTTAAAGCTTCTTTCAGATCCCAGTCTGCTAGAGGAACAAGTGCACCTCGCCATGAAGACGCTGAAAGa GCAGAATATGGAGGAGACTGATGTGAGCGACACCTCAGAGCTGGATGACACAGAGCGTTTCGGAGAGAAGCTCTTCTCGCTGGTGGTGGAGATGGATCCACTCCATGCAAATGATATTACAG GTATGCTGCTAGAAATGGACCCAGCTACACTCCAGCAGCTGCTCAGTGACCACACAATGCTCCAGATTGCTGTTCATAAAGCACAAGCAGCACTGGATACTTTAAactga
- the rpl28 gene encoding large ribosomal subunit protein eL28 — MSSHLQWMVIRNCSSFLIKRNGQTYSTEPNNLKARNSFRFNGLVHKKTVGVQPAADGKGVVVVLKKRAGQNKPANSYVKVTINKNSRATLNSLRHIIRKNKYRKDLRMAALRRASAILKSQKPVVVKKKRTRAAKTA, encoded by the exons ATGTCGTCCCATTTGCAGTGGATGGTCATCAGGAACTGCTCCAGCTTCCTCATCAAGAGGAACGGACAGACCTACAGCACT GAGCCCAACAACCTGAAGGCCAGGAACTCTTTCCGCTTCAATGGGTTGGTGCACAAGAAGACTGTAGGTGTGCAGCCTGCAGCCGACGGCAAGGGTGTCGTCGTAGTGCTGAAGAAGCGTGCAG GCCAGAACAAACCTGCCAACTCCTACGTCAAGGTCACCATCAACAAGAATTCCCGTGCCACCCTCAACAGCTTGAGGCACATCATTCGCAAGAACAAATACAGGAAGGACCTGCGTATG GCTGCCCTGCGTCGTGCCAGCGCTATCCTGAAGAGCCAGAAGCCTGTTGTGGTCAAAAAGAAGCGCACCAGGGCTGCCAAGACCGCATAA